In the Brassica napus cultivar Da-Ae unplaced genomic scaffold, Da-Ae ScsIHWf_2667;HRSCAF=3425, whole genome shotgun sequence genome, one interval contains:
- the LOC125601828 gene encoding LOW QUALITY PROTEIN: photosystem II CP43 reaction center protein-like (The sequence of the model RefSeq protein was modified relative to this genomic sequence to represent the inferred CDS: deleted 1 base in 1 codon): MNRRIAMTIALGKFTKDEKDLFDIMDDWLRRDRFVFVGWSGLLLFPCAYFALGGWFTGTTFVTSWYTHGLASSYLEGCNFLTAAVSTPANSLAHSLLLLWGPEAQGDFTRWCQLGGLWAFVALHGAFALIGFMLRQFELARSVQLRPYNAIAFSGPIAVFVSVFLIYPLGQSGWFFAPSFGVAAIFRFILFFQGFHNWTLNPFHMMGVAGVLGAALLCAIHGATVENTLFEDGDGANTFRAFNPTQAEETYSMVTANRFWSQIFGVAFSNKRWLHFFMLFVPVTGLWMSALGVVGLALNLRAYDFVSQEIRAAEDPEFETFYTKNILLNEGIRAWMAAQDQPHENLIFPEEVLPRGNLFNGTLALAGRDQETTGFAWWAGNARLINLSGKLLGAHVAHAGLIVFWAGAMNLFEVAHFVPEKPMYEQGLILLPHLATLGWGVGPGGEVIDTFPYFVSGVLHLISSAVLGFGGIYHALLGPETLEESFPFFGYVWKDRNKMTTILGIHLILLGVGAFLLVFKALYFGGVYDTWAPGGGDVRKITNLTLSPSVIFGYLLKSPFGGEGWIVSVDDLEDIIGGHVWLGSICIFGGIWHILTKPFAWARRALVWSGEAYLSYSLAALSVCGFIACCFVWFNNTAYPSEFYGPTGPEASQAQAFTFLVRDQRLGANVGSAQGPTGLGKYLMRSPTGEVIFGGETMRFWDLRAPWLEPLRGPNGLDLSRLKKDIQPWQERRSAEYMTHAPLGSLNSVGGVATEINAVNYVSPRSWLSTSHFVLGFFLFVGHLWHAGRARAAAAGFEKGIDRDFEPVLSMTPLN; the protein is encoded by the exons ATGAATAGGAGGATCGCTATGACTATAGCCCTTGGTAAATTTaccaaagacgaaaaagatttatttgatattatggaTGACTGGTTACGGAGGGACCGCTTCGTTTTTGTAGGTTGGTCTGGTCTATTGCTCTTTCCTTGTGCCTATTTCGCTTTGGGGGGTTGGTTCACAGGTACAACCTTTGTAACTTCATGGTATACTCATGGATTGGCTAGTTCCTATTTAGAAGGTTGCAATTTTTTAACCGCTGCAGTTTCTACTCCTGCTAATAGTTTAGCGCATTCTTTGTTGTTACTGTGGGGTCCTGAAGCACAAGGAGATTTTACTCGTTGGTGTCAATTAGGCGGTCTGTGGGCTTTTGTTGCTCTCCACGGTGCTTTCGCATTAATAGGTTTTATGTTACGTCAATTTGAACTTGCTCGATCTGTTCAATTGCGACCTTATAATGCAATCGCATTCTCTGGTCCAATTGctgtttttgtttctgtctttctaatTTATCCACTAGGTCAATCTGGTTGGTTCTTTGCGCCTAGTTTTGGTGTAGCGGCTATATTTCGATTCATCCTCTTTTTCCAAGGGTTTCATAATTGGACATTGAACCCATTTCATATGATGGGAGTCGCTGGTGTACTGGGCGCGGCTCTGTTATGCGCTATTCATGGTGCTACTGTAGAAAATACTTTATTTGAAGATGGTGATGGTGCAAATACATTCCGTGCTTTTAACCCAACTCAAGCCGAAGAAACTTATTCAATGGTCACCGCTAACCGCTTTTGGTCACAAATCTTTGGGGTTGCTTTTTCCAATAAACGTTGGTTACATTTCTTTATGTTATTTGTACCAGTAACTGGTTTATGGATGAGTGCTCTTGGAGTAGTCGGTCTAGCTTTGAACCTACGTGCCTATGACTTCGTTTCCCAGGAAATCCGTGCAGCGGAAGATCCGGAATTTGAGACTTTCTAtactaaaaatattcttttaaacgAAGGTATTCGCGCTTGGATGGCGGCTCAAGATCAGCCTCATGAAAACCTTATATTCCCTGAGGAGGTTCTACCACGTGGAAAC CTCTTTAATGGAACTTTAGCTTTAGCTGGTCGTGACCAAGAAACCACTGGTTTCGCTTGGTGGGCCGGGAATGCCCGACTTATCAATTTATCTGGTAAACTATTGGGAGCTCATGTAGCCCATGCCGGATTAATCGTATTCTGGGCCGGAGCAATGAACTTATTTGAAGTGGCTCATTTTGTACCTGAAAAGCCCATGTATGAACAAGGATTGATTTTACTTCCCCACCTAGCCACTTTAGGCTGGGGGGTAGGTCCTGGGGGAGAAGTTATAGACACCTTTCCATACTTTGTATCTGGAGTACTTCACTTAATTTCTTCTGCAGTTTTGGGCTTTGGCGGTATTTATCATGCACTTCTGGGACCCGAAACTCTTGAAGAATCTTTTCCATTTTTCGGTTATGTATGGAAAGATAGAAATAAAATGACCACCATTTTGGGTATTCACTTAATTTTGTTAGGTGTAGGTGCTTTTCTTCTAGTATTCAAGGCTCTCTATTTTGGGGGCGTATATGATACCTGGGCTCCAGGAGGGGGGGATGTaagaaaaattacaaacttGACTCTTAGCCCAAGTgttatatttggttatttactaAAATCTCCCTTTGGGGGAGAAGGATGGATTGTTAGTGTGGACGATTTGGAAGATATAATTGGAGGGCATGTATGGTTAGGTTCCATTTGTATATTTGGTGGAATCTGGCATATCTTAACCAAACCTTTTGCATGGGCTCGCCGCGCACTTGTATGGTCTGGGGAGGCTTACTTGTCTTATAGTTTAGCTGCTTTATCTGTTTGTGGTTTCATTGCTTGTTGTTTTGTCTGGTTTAATAATACTGCTTACCCTAGTGAGTTTTACGGACCTACAGGGCCAGAAGCTTCTCAAGCTCAAGCATTTACTTTTCTAGTTAGAGACCAACGTCTTGGAGCTAACGTGGGGTCTGCTCAAGGACCTACAGGTTTAGGTAAATACTTAATGCGTTCCCCGACTGGAGAAGTTATTTTTGGAGGAGAAACAATGCGTTTTTGGGATCTGCGTGCTCCCTGGTTAGAACCTTTAAGGGGTCCTAATGGTTTGGACTTAAGTAGGTTGAAAAAAGACATACAACCTTGGCAAGAACGACGTTCTGCAGAATATATGACTCATGCTCCTTTAGGTTCCTTAAATTCTGTAGGGGGCGTAGCTACTGAGATCAATGCAGTCAATTACGTCTCTCCGAGAAGTTGGTTATCTACCTCTCATTTTGTTCTAGGATTCTTCCTATTCGTGGGTCATTTATGGCACGCGGGAAGAGCTCGGGCAGCGGCAGCAGGATTTGAAAAAGGAATTGATCGTGATTTTGAACCTGTTCTTTCTATGACTCCTCTTAACTAA